The genomic interval GCAGCAGCCCGCTGCTCAGCCAGTGCGCCAGCAGCTTGGCCAAGACCAGCCAGGCGGTCGGATAGGGGCTGAGCAGGATCTGCTCGAGGCTGCCGTCCTCGAAATCCGAGCGGAACAGCCGCTCCAACGCCAGCACGGTGCTGAGCAGTGCGGCGATCCAGAGGATCGCCGGCCCGTATCGGGCCAGCAGCTGCCCTTCGGGGCGTGTCCCGAGCGGGAACAGGCACACGATCATGACGAAGAACAGCAGGGGCAGGATGAGATCGCTACGCTGGCGCAGGCCAAGCTGCAGGTCACGCCGCAGCACGCCGGCAAATGCGGCCCTCGCGCTCATCGACCCAGCTCCAGTTGCCGCAGTCGTGCGCCGTCGCGGATCGGATGATGCGTGGTCAAGACCACCATGCCGCCGTCGCCGGCATGCGCGAACAGCGCCTGCTCGAAGTCCGTGCGCGCGGCCTGATCCAGGCCGGTGAGCGGTTCGTCCAGAATCCACAGGGGCGTGTCCTGCATCAGCAGGCGCGCCAGCGCGACACGGCGCAGCTGCCCGGTGGACAGCTGCCGACAGGGCCGGTCCGCATAGGTGTCCAGGCGCAGCAGTTCCAAGGCCTGCGCCGCGGAGCGGCGCTGGCCACGTGCCAGGCAGCGCGCGAAGGCCAGGTTCTCGCGCGGGCTGAGGTCGAGCTTGAGTCCGGACTGGAAACCCAGGTAGGACAGCGACTCGGTGTAGGCGTCATCGGCCTCGGCAATGGGCCGTCCCTGCCAGCGGACCGAGCCTGCGTCCGGCGCGCGCAGCCCGCAGAGGATGCGCAGCAGCGTGGTCTTGCCGCTGCCGTTGGCGCCGACCACCTGCAGGACCTCGCCGACGCGCAGCTCGAAGGACAGGCCCGCGAACAGCTGGCGTCCGCCGCGCCGGCAGGCCAGTGAATCGGCGCTGAGGCCTTCGGGTGCGGGATTCATGCGTGCGCAGTCCTGCGGGCCTGCTCGGCTGTCGATGGTGCCCGGGGCCGGACTCGAACCGGCACGGCCTTGCGGCCGAGGGATTTTAAGTCCCTTGCGTCTACCAATTTCGCCACCCGGGCTGTCACTACGTGCACGCGATATTGGCAGAAACACACCCCCTTAGTTAGGGGTCGCCAGCCCTCTGTGATGGCTGGCGGGGGCATGGGAACCCATCGGAGGCAAGGCCTCCATCACAAAGCCGCGGCTGCGCGGCTTTGTGATGGAGGCTCGGGCCGGAATTGAACCGACGTACGCGGATTTGCAGTCCGCTGCATCACCACTCTGCCACCGAGCCGATTCCGGGGCCTCTTAAACCAAAAACCCCGTTCCACGTGATTCCTGCCGGAACGGGGTTGGCGTTGCTTGTGAAAACTGGAGCGGGAAACGAGGCTCGAACTCGCGACCTCAACCTTGGCAAGGTTGCGCTCTACCAACTGAGCTATTCCCGCGCGTCTTTCCCTGCAAAAAACAAACTTGAATCGAGCGCGTTATTTTAGGTCGCCCCCCCGTACTGTCAAGTTTTGGCCGGGTACTCGCCCTTGAGCATGGGCCAGGCGGCCTTGAGATACATGACCATCGACCAGACGGTCAGCACTGCCGCGAGCCACAGACAGGCCAGTCCGATGCGATAGATGCTGTAGCCGTAGACCGTGCCCTTGAGCAGCATCAGGCCGATGGCGATCATCTGCATCGCCGTCTTGTATTTGCCGATCGTACTGACCGCAACATGCGTGCGCTGGCCGAGTTCGGCCATCC from Nevskiales bacterium carries:
- the ccmA gene encoding cytochrome c biogenesis heme-transporting ATPase CcmA; translation: MNPAPEGLSADSLACRRGGRQLFAGLSFELRVGEVLQVVGANGSGKTTLLRILCGLRAPDAGSVRWQGRPIAEADDAYTESLSYLGFQSGLKLDLSPRENLAFARCLARGQRRSAAQALELLRLDTYADRPCRQLSTGQLRRVALARLLMQDTPLWILDEPLTGLDQAARTDFEQALFAHAGDGGMVVLTTHHPIRDGARLRQLELGR